The stretch of DNA ATATTATACACATTGTTATACACTAGATGATACCATTCACCTCCCATTTTATTGATGCCGTTTACATCAACTGGACATAGAGGATGTCGTTCATCAACTGGAAGGTATTGAGGCTTTCCATACATTTGACGAGTGCTGGCAAAAATAATCTTTATATTGGGATTGTAATTTCTACAAGCCTCTAATATAAACAATTGAGAGCGTACATTAATATCTAAATCAGTATACGGATTGTTCATCGAATCAATATGACTCGTTTGTCCTGCAAGATTAAACAGATAATCCTGATCTTTTATCAAATATTTCATCGAGTGTTCATCACGCACATCTGAGATATTTATATGAACTTTATCTTTTATTGGTTCGATATTCCACAAATTGCCACCATATTCTGGGATTATACTATCAATCAACGTGACCTTTGCCCCAAGATGCACAAGTTTAAGAGCCAGATTTGAGCCGATAAATCCGAGCCCTCCTGTAATAAGCACATTTTTCAAATTATAATTGGAAAATATATATTCTGAATTTGTCATAACTATATGGTGGTAGAAATGCTTGTCATTGATATAATTGTATTAAGTGAAATAGAAATCTATAGAAAATCACTATTATTATAAACAAATGATATATGAATCATTAAAATAAATCAAGTTATTAATTTTACAGCAGGCGATTCTTCGGTAAAAACTCCAAAGGTCTCTTCTATCGCATTTTGAATCCAATTATTTTGAAATTAAAATTACGTCAAATGACGTAAATATATTGATTTAAATGTGTCATATAGCGCCTTCGGAAATAATATTGTTGAATTTTATATTCATTCTAAATAGGTTTGCGAAAAATCTTTATCCAAAATTAGTCAACTTTTAACCGTAACTCCTCGTAATCAGAAGAATTACAGAAGTTAAGCTATAATAAAAATTTTATACTTTCGTAATCTCAAGTCGACTGAGTATAATTTATGAAAGATACCAGATGATAAAGAGTTACCAAACGAACTGTAGAGACAGCTTTAATAGATTAAAATAAAAAAGCGAAGAAAGCTTTTTACGAGTTTCATTTTCAAGAATACTAATTTATCAAGAATTGAAACTCAAGTAGTATTTGTAGAATTTTCAAAGAAGTATTTATTTGATAATGATCGGTCAGGATTGCGACATTTCCAAACGATAATTTTAGCAGCAAAGATTGAAGCGACAC from Spirochaetota bacterium encodes:
- a CDS encoding GDP-mannose 4,6-dehydratase yields the protein MTNSEYIFSNYNLKNVLITGGLGFIGSNLALKLVHLGAKVTLIDSIIPEYGGNLWNIEPIKDKVHINISDVRDEHSMKYLIKDQDYLFNLAGQTSHIDSMNNPYTDLDINVRSQLFILEACRNYNPNIKIIFASTRQMYGKPQYLPVDERHPLCPVDVNGINKMGGEWYHLVYNNVYNICSTVLRLTNTYGPRMRVKDARQTFLGIWIQRLIEGKPIHIYGDGKQIRDFNYVDDVVIALLLAGISEDANGEIFNLGAEDPITLKDTAQMLIELNGSGNYEIIPFPADRKSIDIGDYYGDYRKIRSKLGWTPQTPLKEGLRKTIDYYINNSEFYWDSN